CCTGAATTTCGACAGGACTTCGGACGTTCGGCGAGCGCTCAGTCGAGCCGCGCTCACGCCGAAGTCCGAGGTGTTGCCTATTGCCTATTTCCCTGGCGCGTAGCGCTATAACTGCTGCCAAACTTTAACTGTACCATCCCGATTTCCTCCTGCTAACCACTGACCATCTGGACTTAGAGCCACAGATACCACAGAACCAGCATCGTTATTGTCCAAGACAAGCAACGGTTCATCGATGCCTAGCCACCAGATCTTAATCGTACCGTCTGCATGAGCCGCGATCGCACTTTGCCCGTTATCGCTAAAAATAATCGACATGGCGGGGGCACAGGGACATTGCCAACTCTCTACCCGTTCAGCACTATCGAGTTGCCATACCTTCAGAGTACCATCGGTACAGGCAGCAGCTAACCGATGCCCATCGGGACTTAAGGCAAGGGAATTAATCGAACTCAGATTATCGGTGAGACTGAAGTCTAGATCAAACGGCTGAACATGCCATAAATCAATAATGCCATCTCCGCCGCCACTGGCAAGGGTTTTGCCATCTGGACTTAAGGCGATCGCGGATAATCTTCCGGCGTCTTGAACTAAATCCTGCACAAATTTTCCCTGATCCAAGTGCCATAGCTTAATGGTTTGATCAAAGCTACCACTGATCAGAGTTTGGTTATCTGGCATAATCACCAGCGATCGCACCGAACCGTTATGACCTGTCAACGTATGGCATAATTCTCCAGTCTCTAGTTTCCAGACCTTAATCGTCTGATCAAATCCCCCACTCGCCAGCCATTTACCATCAGGGCTTAAGCTAAGACAGAGGACTCCCTGTTGATGATCACTAAATGTGTGAATCAGATCCCCCGTCTCTAGATGCCACAGCTTCACGGTTTTATCTAAACTACCACTGGCAAGAATTTGTCCATCTGAACTTATTGCCAAAGCACTAACCCAATCCTGATGTCCTTTCAGAGTGAATCGGAAGTCCCAATTGGGTAGGATTGGTTCAGGAACAAAAGCACTCGGATACGCTCTCATATCTTCTTCCCAGACGCGCCATGGCGCGTCTCTACAGACGTCCTCAGCTTCCCCAGCTTCCCCAGCTCCCCCAGCTCTCCTCACAGGGGAAACGGATTCAGACGCGACAGGAAACAGGGATGGTTCACCCCCCGCCTCTGTATGCCAAGGGGTTGGTTGTTCTGGATTGGTAGCAAAAGGGATTTGGTATTGTAGCTGCTCAAGATCGGCAGTGATTTGTGCGATCGCGGCTTCTAATTGCTCGATGTGGTTTGGCAATGAAGCACTATTGAGATAATCCACAACATTCCGCAGCGATTGTTCCACGCTAACGATTCGAGCTTGAAGTTGGGCAATTTTGATCGCCCCTAATTCCGAAGCGGGATTCTCAATTTGAGCCAGATAGTCGGGGAGTTTTGCTTGTAAAGAGGCAAGTGCTTGCTTAAGTTGCTGTTGGTATAACGATTGACTCTCTTGGGAAAGTTGTCGATGTAATTGCGCCATGGCTCCCGTTAACCGATTTCGGCTTTGTTGCTCAAACCGGAGGCGATTGATCAGATTGAGCAACAGGGCAATTGACAATGGAACCGCCCCATAGATAATTTCACCAGACGCCGCCGCGACAGCCCAGCCAATGATTGAGACAGCAACAAAGATACACTCGGCAATTTTAAGACGGTGAGTTAACATTCCTGATCTTGATTCATTAGAAACTGAAATAGATTCTGCACTAAAATATCTTGTGAGGTGATCACCTTAAAGCGCAAGTTGCTCACCAGCTAATAGCGAGGCTAGGAGAATGTGATCTCTAAAATTTTACCCCCTGGCTCTGCCAACTTCTCGATAAGCTTCAAATTAGCCCTAGAGCCTTGTCTCCACTAAATGTAAGTATTCTACCGGACATGATATGAATTCTGATTTTGGACAGGCTGCCAGTGTTAAATTAACTGTGAAAGGAACTGATGCGATCTATCTTGCCGGTCGCAATGATGTGGTAATCCCTCCGGTAAATCAGCCTTTCAGTGTATTAGGGCGACATTCTGGTAATACTCCAGAAGAACTACAGGAAAGTTTTCCTAAATTTATCGCAGTTAGCAGTGGACAAAAATTTACCTTTCACGCTGCGGGCTGCGTTGACTACTTTAATGGTTTTGGTTGCCCATCTCGGGGTTATAGTCCCGACGGGAATGGCGATAGTGGGAGTAACCTTTCCAACTTAGCAGGAATCAGTGGTTATATCGGTCCAGAAGGTTCATTCGTTGGCGTATTTTTAACTGATAATAATCCTGCCAGCAGTCTACCTCCATCCACCCTCAATTTTACTCCTGCCAGTCTAGGGATAAACTTTCTTAGTTTGAGTCCAGAAATTGGACAAGTTTTTTTCATTGGAAATGGAGTAACAAACGACAATACACCTCAAGTCTTCATCGCTCCCCCTGGTGCAACACGGCTGTTCCTGGGAATTGCTGATGGGGGGAGCTTGGGGGCTTTTGATGGTGCGCCTGGTGCTTACGATGATAACGACGGTGAATTCATTGTGGACATTAATTCAGTTCCCGAACCCCTGACAATCTTGGCACCCTTGACAATCTTGAAACTTCTGATAATTTTTGGTTTCGCGACGGTGTTAGGATTTGGATTATTGCTGAAACTAGAGCAAACAAGAAGCAAAAATAAATTCTAATTGCAATTCGTTAAGAACAAGGGTTTCAGGCGTTTTTATTCTGGATGTTTGATTGGCACTTTAGCAGCTATTACAGACCCAGAACTATTCGGGCAATATTAAAATAAATCAACACACCCAACACATCAACCGCCGTGGTAATAAACGGGGCTGACATCAAAGCCGGATCTAATCCCAGGGAACGGAACAGAAACGGTAACGCCGAACCCGCCACCGATGCTAAAATCGCGATCGCGACTAAACTGATACCCACAGCAACGGCAACAAAGATATCATCTCTGAGCAGATACGCCCAAAGCGTTGCCACTGAGCCTAAAATCGTTCCCAGTAGCGCTCCTGCCATAGCTTCACGCCCGATCACTTGCAATGAACCCATATCTCGAATTTCGTCAGTGTTTAAACCACGAATCACCACCGTTGACGATTGAGCGCCCACATTTCCCCCTGTACCTGTCAACAGAGGAATAAATGCCGCCAGCGCCACAACTCTCTGTAAGATGTCTGCTTGAGAGTTAATGATGGTGGCAGTCACACTGTTTGTCAGTAACAACACAAATAACCAAACCACTCGTTTGCGGGCAACAGTTATTAAGTTGGTTTGAAAGTAATTATCGCGCCCAGATTGTACCCCACCCCCTAAGGCATAGATATCTTCAGTGGTTTCTCGTTCTAAAATATCGATCACATCATCAACGGTGACAATCCCCACTAAACGATGTTCTCGATCAACCACAGGTACAGCCAGAAAGTCGTAACGTTGGATTAACCGCGCCACGTCTTCTTGATCGGTATCTGTGTGAACACAAACGGCATCGCGACTCATGATCTCCCCCAAGGTTTGTTCCGGTGGAGACACGACTAAATCCCGCAATGAAACGATTCCACTCAGATGTCGTTCTGCATCGGTGACATAAACGTAATAAATCGTCTCCGTGGTACTGGCTAAACTCCGAATCCGTTCCAGGGTTTCACCTAGAGTTAAGCTTTCTTTGAGGGAAATATACTCCGGCGTCATGATTCGCCCGGCGGTATCGGCTTCATAACCGAGGAGTTGAGCAGTGGCTTGGCGTTCCTGGGGACTCAGTTGAGCCAGTAAACGGCGAACAACTTTGGCGGGCAATTCATCAAATAATCGCACTCGATCATCGGGAGACATTTTGTCCACGATGTCAAGTACCTCTTGGCGTTTAAATTCCTCGATCAGCGATTGTTGGACGCTAGAGTCAAGATACTCGTAAACTTCGATCGCCTCAGCTTTCGAGAGTAAGCGGAATGCGATAACCTGTAGGGCGTCGGGCAATCCTTCGATCGCGTCGGCGATGTCCACAGGTTGTACGGGAACTAATACCTGTTTAGCGCCCTGAAAATTTTCTTGTTCCAACAGCATTTGCAGTTGAGTCCGAACTAACTCTCGCAATTCACTGCGCGATCCCGTCTGGAGGGGAATGTTGTTTTCTCTTAATTCAGACATAATCAGCCTGGATAGTTCTATACTGTGCTAGAGCCGGATTGCAAGAGTTGAATGGTGAGAGTTCTCCTCGAAGTATCCGAGGGTCATTGATGAATTACCTCAGCTAGCGCTCACTGCCGATGTCCGACACAGATGTCGATCACGGATTCTTAAGTCTTCAGTTTAACTTCAAGTGGTCTCTAGGTGTTTACTGAGGGATGAAGAATGCGCGGCAAACTGCCCTCTAAAACTAAACGCGATCGCGACGAAATGAGATATGAAGATTAAAACAAACTTTCTGTTTCTGATGAAATAATGAAGTGATTTGATAGCTATTTATTCAGCATACCACTTTGGGTAGAACTAATATACCGTGAGACAGAGACGAAACCATCTAACTGCTGATACCTATCCAAAACCTCCTTTGATGAACTAGGATCAAATTTTTTCTGTCATATCCTTCCCTTAAGGAGAACCATGTCCGTCGAGCAGCCATCTAACTCTCACCTACAGGTAAACTCTTCTCACCCAACCCATATTACCGCATTAGAACAGGAACTCATCGAACTGCGACGCCAAGTCTCCCGACAGACATTACTCAACCAAATTGTGCAAGCGATGCGCGGTACACTGGTGTTGGAAGATATTCTCCAAACTACGGTCGATCAGCTCCATGAAACACTTAATGTGAGTCGCTGTTTGATTTTTCGACCGGATGATGAGTCGCAAATGAGAGCGCATCACGTTTCAGAAGCGACCGCCCAACGGGAGAGTATTTTGGGGGTCTACTGTGATTTTTATCGGTATCACCACCAGGAATTGAGCCAGGGTGAGCTTGTGGTTGTCCCGCAAATTACTCCCAATTTTCCCGATGTGTTAATCGAGGCGGCGCAGGAATGTGAAATTCGCGCTATTTTAATTGTGCCGTTGCTTTACCAAAATTCCTATATTGGCGGAATTAGTCTACACCAGTGTGATCAGGCACGGGAATGGAACCGAGAGGATATTGAGTTTGTCCAAGCCATTGCCGATCATTGTGCGATCGCGATTCATCAAGCCCAAGTGTATGCTAAGTTACAACGTGAATTGAGAGAACGTCACCAGGTAGAAGAAGCACTCCGGCAAAGTGAAACCCGCTTCCGCACGGTGCTGAAACATGCACCATTGGTGGTGTTTAATCAAGATCAGGAGTTACGCTACACTTGGGCTTACAATGTGGTTCCTGATGATGACGTGGATGCTATATTGGGAAAAACCGACAGCGAACTCCTAGCCCCCCAAGAAGCACAACCGTTAATATCCATCAAGCAGCGTGTATTGACCAGTGGGATAGGAATGCGAGAGGAAGTCTCTCTCACCATTAATGGTGAACTTCGATACTACGATTTGACCGTCGAACCCTTACGCAACTCAATCGGAGACATAGAGGGAATTACCTGCGCGGCAATGGATATTAGCGATCGCAAATACATCGAGAATCAGCTTAAGATTTCCTTACAGCAAAAGGAAGTACTGTTCCAAGAAATTCACCATCGGGTCAAAAATAACCTACAACTTGTCTCTAGCCTGCTTGATCTCCAATCACAGCAAATTGATGACCCTGATATTTTTGCCCTCTTCCAAGCCAGCCAGAACCGAATCAAATCAATGGCTCTTATCCATGAGGAACTCTATCAATTTGATCACTTGCAGCGGATTAACTTTCTCAATTATATTGAAAATCTTACCTATCATTTGATTCAAACCTATGCTATTCATCCCGAATCTATTCGTCTACACCTTAATATCGATCAAGATTTAAACCTTGATCTGTCAACCGCAATTTATTGCGGATTAATTCTTAACGAACTCATCTCTAATGCCTTAAAACATGCCTTTAAAGCAAACAATTACAAAGGTCATATATGGATTGAAATTTATTCAAAGAAAAAAGAGAACCCAAAAAATAAATTGATCGTGGGTAATAACAAGCCAACACCAATTGAATGGATCGACTTTAATTCGCCCAAAAGCTTGGGGTTGCAATTAGTCCGCGCTTTAGTGGCACAGCTTAATGGCAAGCTGGAAATAAAGAAAGCTAATAATACAGTCTTTGAAATTGAATTTTAATCAGAAAATAGTTAAGATTGCACCATAAAAAAATATTCATAAATACTTAGACGCCCGATACCCCTACCCTCTGACCCTCCTATCCTCCTTTTTGACTATCCGCCTTGTTCGCAAATCTCAAAAGCGTACTCTTGGGTTTCTTGCAGCTCTTGCAAGACCGATGTATCAACCGTCTGAATATCTGACTGACTTGAGCTAGCTAACTTCTCCTCAACTTGATCAAATTGCTGCTGGGCTTCAGCAACAGCTAATTCTGCCTCACTACAAGTCTGTGTGGCTAATTCATCGAATTGATTATTACATCCAGATCCGAAAAAAACTAGCAATAATAATCCCGCACTGAACTGAATTTTTTTTGCCGGAATCAGGGGAGAAAATTTCATACCCAGAGAATTAAATTCACTAGAGCTACATTACTAACTACTCAGATTTATCCAGCTTTCAGGACTATTACTCTATTTTTGGTATTCCGATTATTAAAAAATGTTAAATAAATTGACTTTGAGTTATAATTAACTCGATTTTACCGACAAATTAAAGAATCGATAATGATGCCAACGGCTTTTATAAATTTCTGACTTTAGTTAATTAAAACTACACAGACAGATCCCCGACAACTCCTACGAAGTCGGGGATCTTGCTTAGAGACTGTACCTCATCAAGCTCAAGTTTAATTGTATCCAACGACTTAGAGTAACTTTTTTGGGGAAGACAGTGTCGTTATCCCGACGTAGTTTTCTGACCTTGGCTATCCAAAATCCAGGTATTACCTTTTGTATTCAAGGGGCGTGGGGTATCTCCCTCTAGAGCCGTTGAAGATTCTTCTGTAACTGTCGTTCTTGTCGCTGAAGTTGCTCAACCAATTCAATTTCTCGCAAACTACCGGGTTGAATATCCGTCGTTTCTCGGAGTTTTTGGGCAAGTTGGTAACAAAATTGACATCGTTCTAAAATCTGGAGAATCGAAGGGGCAAACTTGGCAAATAGGACTTCATCATCTCCGGTAAAACCACGAGAATCAATCTTCTTGACTAGATCATCTTCCGGTTGGTAGTTGGACTTTAATTTATTGATTAACTGCACCACTGCGACAAGATCTTGTTTCTCGTTTAGTAGGGGCCAAGCCAAAATGGTATAGGTGCGGTATCCGGTACGGCGATCTGTCTTCTGCGCCATCTCGGAGCGCGGATCATCATAGACATCAAAGGGAATGTTAATTACTTTTAAGGAAAAGGCGGCGAGACTAGCAATTCCTTTGTTAGCCGGAATATCGATCAGCAGACTACCGCCGTCTCCATCCTCAGCAATCAGTGAACCCAATTCTTGTCGTTCTCGATCCAATAAAAAAATACTGGTGCGATCCGCACGCAGCAAATTCCCGACTTTGCGGGTGAGGCGACCCAATAGTTGGCAAAGTGTTCTCACCAGTGTTTGTAATGCTTGGTCAACAGCACTCACCCCATGGCTGTAGGAGTAAGCCAAGAACTCACCCACTTCAATCGGTGAGTCAAAAACTAGATTCTGCTGGCTATCTAAACCAGCCACATCCTGCCAGTCCAATTCTAAGACCTGACAAAGTTCGACAAAGTTTAGTCCTTTAACGGGTTGTCCCTTGAGAAAGTGATTGAGGGTATCTAACGATAGTCCCAGGGCTTCCGCCAGTTCGCGATCGCGCCCCTGACTCTTATTGCGCCAAGCTTGTTTGACTTTGAGAATAGACTGGGGATGCACACTAAATGACCGAATCATTGTTCTTCGTGGCATTCCTCTCCCGTTCAATCTAAGATTATCATCGGAAAATAATGCCACGCCTCCATGTAGGTTTACAAATACGTGACATAACGAAGTAAGCGACTGTGTTTATCGGTTACTTCGATTTAACCAGAGGAGCTGACTGGTACCCATCTGAACGGTTGGTCTGATCCTAGATTAAAACGCTGTCTGTTCTTTTTACTACGATTTGTGTAAAATCTTTACGCTTCTAGCAAGAGAGCATGTCAAGGAAAGCCTATGACTTGCCCCACTCTTGAACAGCAACGCTGAAGTTATAGTAGTAGACACATCGATTAGGACAAATGAACTGTTGTAGAGACGTTGCATGCAACGTCTCTACCATAAGATGCGTCCTAACCGCTATGGCGATTGCTATAATGGCTACGCATACAAATTTTTTGCTATAATTCTGTAGTATTAGATACAAAAAAACAATACAAAAAAAGACGCTGCTGTTTATTCAGTCCATTCAGCAACGCCCCAGCATTGAGTTTTCTAATCCTATCTATACAAATGGTAGCTAACTGATCAGAAACTGTTTGCAGTCACTGTTCCACCCCTTTAACTGTCACACCCGATTGAGCAGAAAAAATAGCGTATGAGCCTGTTTCTGGAATTTATGAAACAAAAAACGCTGCTGTTATTCAGTCCATTCAGCAACGCCTTAGTAATTGAGTTTTCTAATCCTGGATACATCCTAACCAAATCAAGCGGGACTGTTTTCAATTTGCATTCCACCCCTTGAACTGTCACATCAGCTAATCCTCGATAAAGGAAAGTAGGTTATAAAATTAGCTTATTGTCCCATCATCCGTCAAAAGTCAGTCGCTCAAGTTAGGATCACTCACCGCTTCAATCACCCCTTCTGCTTGCAAAGCGATCGCTCTTAATTTCTCCAGTATCTCAGGTTGAGCCGATTGCCACAGCGATCGCTGATGCGCCTCCAGTAACCGTTCTGCCATATCCCGCATCACCCAGGGATTCTTTTGCTGGATAAACTCTTGCACCTTTTCATCCAACAGATAAGCCTCCGTCACCCCTTGATACATATAATCTGCCACACAATTGGCTGTCGCATCATAGGCAAACAAATAATCCACCGTCGCCGCCATTTCAAACGCCCCTTTATATCCATGGCGCATTACCCCTGCAATCCATTTGGGATTCACCACACGAGAACGATAAACGCGGGCAATTTCCTCCTGTAGCCGTCGCACTCTGGGGTTTTCGGGAATCGAATTATCACCAAAATAGGTTTGCGGATTCTTACCTGTCAGCGCCCGCACCGAAGCGGTTAATCCCCCTTGAAACTGGTAATAATCATCAGAATCGAGTA
The DNA window shown above is from Coleofasciculus chthonoplastes PCC 7420 and carries:
- a CDS encoding WD40 repeat domain-containing protein, whose protein sequence is MLTHRLKIAECIFVAVSIIGWAVAAASGEIIYGAVPLSIALLLNLINRLRFEQQSRNRLTGAMAQLHRQLSQESQSLYQQQLKQALASLQAKLPDYLAQIENPASELGAIKIAQLQARIVSVEQSLRNVVDYLNSASLPNHIEQLEAAIAQITADLEQLQYQIPFATNPEQPTPWHTEAGGEPSLFPVASESVSPVRRAGGAGEAGEAEDVCRDAPWRVWEEDMRAYPSAFVPEPILPNWDFRFTLKGHQDWVSALAISSDGQILASGSLDKTVKLWHLETGDLIHTFSDHQQGVLCLSLSPDGKWLASGGFDQTIKVWKLETGELCHTLTGHNGSVRSLVIMPDNQTLISGSFDQTIKLWHLDQGKFVQDLVQDAGRLSAIALSPDGKTLASGGGDGIIDLWHVQPFDLDFSLTDNLSSINSLALSPDGHRLAAACTDGTLKVWQLDSAERVESWQCPCAPAMSIIFSDNGQSAIAAHADGTIKIWWLGIDEPLLVLDNNDAGSVVSVALSPDGQWLAGGNRDGTVKVWQQL
- the mgtE gene encoding magnesium transporter, translating into MSELRENNIPLQTGSRSELRELVRTQLQMLLEQENFQGAKQVLVPVQPVDIADAIEGLPDALQVIAFRLLSKAEAIEVYEYLDSSVQQSLIEEFKRQEVLDIVDKMSPDDRVRLFDELPAKVVRRLLAQLSPQERQATAQLLGYEADTAGRIMTPEYISLKESLTLGETLERIRSLASTTETIYYVYVTDAERHLSGIVSLRDLVVSPPEQTLGEIMSRDAVCVHTDTDQEDVARLIQRYDFLAVPVVDREHRLVGIVTVDDVIDILERETTEDIYALGGGVQSGRDNYFQTNLITVARKRVVWLFVLLLTNSVTATIINSQADILQRVVALAAFIPLLTGTGGNVGAQSSTVVIRGLNTDEIRDMGSLQVIGREAMAGALLGTILGSVATLWAYLLRDDIFVAVAVGISLVAIAILASVAGSALPFLFRSLGLDPALMSAPFITTAVDVLGVLIYFNIARIVLGL
- a CDS encoding histidine kinase dimerization/phosphoacceptor domain -containing protein, whose product is MSVEQPSNSHLQVNSSHPTHITALEQELIELRRQVSRQTLLNQIVQAMRGTLVLEDILQTTVDQLHETLNVSRCLIFRPDDESQMRAHHVSEATAQRESILGVYCDFYRYHHQELSQGELVVVPQITPNFPDVLIEAAQECEIRAILIVPLLYQNSYIGGISLHQCDQAREWNREDIEFVQAIADHCAIAIHQAQVYAKLQRELRERHQVEEALRQSETRFRTVLKHAPLVVFNQDQELRYTWAYNVVPDDDVDAILGKTDSELLAPQEAQPLISIKQRVLTSGIGMREEVSLTINGELRYYDLTVEPLRNSIGDIEGITCAAMDISDRKYIENQLKISLQQKEVLFQEIHHRVKNNLQLVSSLLDLQSQQIDDPDIFALFQASQNRIKSMALIHEELYQFDHLQRINFLNYIENLTYHLIQTYAIHPESIRLHLNIDQDLNLDLSTAIYCGLILNELISNALKHAFKANNYKGHIWIEIYSKKKENPKNKLIVGNNKPTPIEWIDFNSPKSLGLQLVRALVAQLNGKLEIKKANNTVFEIEF
- a CDS encoding GAF domain-containing protein; amino-acid sequence: MPRRTMIRSFSVHPQSILKVKQAWRNKSQGRDRELAEALGLSLDTLNHFLKGQPVKGLNFVELCQVLELDWQDVAGLDSQQNLVFDSPIEVGEFLAYSYSHGVSAVDQALQTLVRTLCQLLGRLTRKVGNLLRADRTSIFLLDRERQELGSLIAEDGDGGSLLIDIPANKGIASLAAFSLKVINIPFDVYDDPRSEMAQKTDRRTGYRTYTILAWPLLNEKQDLVAVVQLINKLKSNYQPEDDLVKKIDSRGFTGDDEVLFAKFAPSILQILERCQFCYQLAQKLRETTDIQPGSLREIELVEQLQRQERQLQKNLQRL